Proteins found in one Brevibacillus brevis genomic segment:
- a CDS encoding FHA domain-containing protein: protein MIDNGAYLLVKKGDPSQFATRKYLTKDRCTIGRRGTSFQLDITFSSPYISRMHAAFQRIGNDYKIIDLESKHGTEVNGKPLRYSSHILRHGDQISLSKGVAELVFLREVNRLDDTVELPFTQLKNASLLPGLDFHLERREVRIDGNRLPLTGKDMDLLKLLYQKANKAVSFEEIMLTVWPERIHEGNVPDVGRVEVNALVYRLRKKLRHYGQQITTIPRYGYRLDV, encoded by the coding sequence ATGATAGATAATGGTGCATACTTACTCGTAAAAAAAGGGGACCCCAGCCAATTTGCCACGCGCAAATATCTCACGAAGGATCGCTGTACAATCGGGCGGAGGGGGACTAGTTTTCAACTGGACATTACCTTTTCCAGTCCGTACATTTCGAGAATGCATGCAGCCTTTCAAAGGATCGGGAACGATTACAAAATTATCGATCTGGAAAGCAAGCATGGCACAGAGGTAAACGGGAAGCCGCTTCGTTACTCCTCTCACATTCTTCGTCACGGGGATCAAATCAGCTTGTCAAAAGGGGTAGCCGAGCTCGTCTTTTTACGAGAGGTCAATAGACTGGATGATACGGTAGAGCTCCCTTTCACGCAGCTGAAGAACGCATCGCTTTTGCCAGGTTTGGATTTTCATTTGGAGAGAAGAGAAGTTCGTATCGACGGAAATAGACTGCCTTTAACCGGAAAAGATATGGACTTGCTGAAGCTTCTATACCAAAAGGCGAACAAGGCCGTTAGTTTTGAAGAAATTATGCTGACCGTTTGGCCGGAACGAATACATGAGGGGAATGTCCCGGATGTCGGACGGGTGGAAGTCAATGCGCTCGTGTATCGATTAAGGAAAAAGCTTCGGCACTACGGGCAGCAAATCACGACGATTCCGCGATATGGATATCGCTTGGATGTTTGA
- a CDS encoding FAD-dependent oxidoreductase — protein sequence MFDIVIIGAGPAGGSAALFAAKAGKKTLLIDNDKSMTKRAWMENHYGIMEISGPDLIEIGKKQAAKFGAELVADQVSNITKTEQGLLVETAEKGSFEAKHVILATGALVTLAEAIGVKTKEGTEPRIKTVVDVDAQGKTNIEGIWAAGTCAGVSVHTIITSGDGAKVAINIISELNGERYVDHDVLKTN from the coding sequence TTGTTTGATATCGTAATTATTGGAGCAGGCCCGGCAGGAGGAAGTGCAGCGTTGTTTGCTGCAAAAGCAGGGAAGAAGACGTTGTTGATTGATAATGACAAAAGCATGACCAAGCGCGCGTGGATGGAAAATCACTACGGCATCATGGAAATCTCAGGCCCAGACCTCATTGAGATCGGGAAAAAGCAAGCAGCGAAATTCGGTGCGGAGCTGGTAGCCGATCAAGTGAGCAATATTACCAAAACAGAGCAAGGCTTACTTGTAGAGACAGCGGAAAAAGGCAGCTTTGAGGCTAAGCATGTGATTCTTGCAACTGGAGCGCTCGTGACTTTGGCAGAAGCGATTGGGGTAAAAACTAAAGAAGGTACGGAGCCACGGATCAAAACTGTTGTCGATGTCGATGCACAAGGAAAGACGAACATTGAAGGAATTTGGGCAGCAGGTACGTGCGCGGGAGTAAGCGTACATACGATTATTACATCTGGTGATGGAGCCAAGGTTGCAATCAATATCATCAGCGAATTGAATGGCGAGCGTTACGTCGATCACGATGTTTTGAAAACAAACTAA
- the blaBBI gene encoding BBI family class A beta-lactamase codes for MKVHHSRLFGFTVKTVLLTLLTLTGCSSAETPVGKTETPASAMDQKFAALENKFDARLGVYAIDTETDLAVAYREDERFAFASTYKALAAGAILHQKPLGELDKVITYTKDDLVTYSPITEKHVATGMTLREVADAAVRYSDNTAGNLLFKELGGPKGFESALRQIGDSVTTSERFETELNEAKPEDIRDTSTPKALATSLRAYTVGDALSSDKQKILIEWLQGNTTGAKLIRAGVPKEWKVGDKTGAASYGTRNDIGIIWPPNKKPIVIAVLSSRDKQDATYDDALIAEATKIVVDALTAAKP; via the coding sequence ATGAAAGTTCATCATTCGAGACTGTTCGGATTCACAGTGAAAACGGTTTTACTCACGCTTCTCACGCTTACTGGCTGCTCTTCTGCTGAAACGCCTGTCGGAAAAACGGAAACGCCGGCATCTGCAATGGACCAAAAGTTCGCAGCGTTGGAGAACAAGTTTGATGCGAGGCTTGGCGTATATGCGATCGACACCGAAACAGATTTGGCAGTTGCTTACCGAGAAGATGAACGGTTCGCTTTTGCTTCTACGTACAAGGCTTTAGCGGCAGGTGCGATCTTGCATCAGAAACCGTTGGGAGAGCTCGACAAAGTCATCACCTACACTAAGGACGATCTCGTTACATATTCACCTATCACAGAAAAACACGTCGCGACCGGGATGACTCTTCGCGAGGTTGCAGACGCTGCGGTGCGTTATAGCGACAACACGGCGGGAAATCTGTTGTTCAAGGAATTGGGTGGACCTAAAGGCTTTGAATCAGCTCTGAGACAGATTGGTGATAGCGTAACGACATCCGAGCGATTTGAGACTGAATTGAATGAGGCAAAACCAGAAGATATTCGCGATACAAGCACACCTAAAGCACTTGCAACGAGCCTCCGAGCCTATACGGTAGGGGATGCGCTGTCGTCTGACAAGCAGAAGATTCTTATCGAGTGGCTGCAAGGCAACACGACGGGAGCCAAGCTGATTCGAGCGGGCGTTCCTAAAGAATGGAAGGTCGGAGATAAGACCGGAGCGGCAAGTTACGGAACGCGAAACGATATAGGGATCATATGGCCACCGAATAAAAAGCCGATTGTCATTGCAGTACTGTCTAGCAGAGATAAGCAGGACGCCACTTATGATGATGCGCTCATTGCTGAAGCTACCAAGATTGTTGTTGACGCACTGACGGCTGCAAAACCGTAA
- a CDS encoding BlaR1 family beta-lactam sensor/signal transducer, translating into MFVNHVVISLIVSSCTIALIFLIRKVFRSQLSAKWKYNLWFLLLVALTPAFIPNYFFDFGNLFVSGMHQRNEAGSSTLATQAPMFENANWVQDLTLSVSRYTSDSLSTIFVSFWVVGMLVCASFTLSAWLKIQQIKRTASVITNQEIIDLFEQCKKDVKITRHIVLAQSNQVKSPMTFGVFKTYVVLPSHFDEWLSINEMKYIFLHELMHQKNHDIVMNYVTVVYQLLYWFHPLVWLAFREMRVDREIACDVAVLNFLDKRNYLEYGHTIIKFLDKESRAGNLVLANQLNGSKKAVKKRIEKIASHKAETKLLHLKSTVIFSIVVVLVASQVLVGSALADDRSRYHFQDDRTIYEDLDNYFRGFEGSFVLYDLKADQYRIYNEAGSTQRVSPNSTYKIFLSLFGLETGVISREDSQLKWDGIHYPYEQWNRDQDLFTAMRNSTTWYFKEMDKNISPDMIQAFLEQLNYGNANTSGGIGEYWIESSLKISPVEQVQLLKAFYTNQFGFQEHNIQTVKDSIRLSKKAGAILSGKTGTGTVNQKDVNGWFVGYVENEEGTYFFATNIQSEDDANGPAAAEITLSILKAKGLY; encoded by the coding sequence ATGTTCGTCAATCATGTGGTGATAAGCTTGATCGTTTCTTCCTGCACGATCGCGCTTATTTTCTTGATTCGAAAAGTATTTCGCTCACAGCTATCGGCGAAATGGAAATACAATTTGTGGTTTCTCTTGTTGGTCGCTTTGACGCCAGCTTTCATCCCGAACTACTTTTTTGATTTTGGAAATCTTTTTGTTTCAGGCATGCATCAACGTAATGAAGCTGGCAGCTCGACGCTCGCCACGCAAGCTCCTATGTTTGAAAATGCGAATTGGGTACAGGATTTAACGTTGTCGGTAAGTCGCTATACATCAGACTCCCTTTCTACGATTTTCGTCAGCTTTTGGGTAGTCGGGATGCTCGTTTGTGCTTCCTTCACGTTATCAGCCTGGCTAAAAATCCAGCAGATCAAGCGGACAGCATCTGTGATCACCAACCAAGAAATCATCGATTTGTTTGAACAATGCAAGAAGGATGTAAAAATAACGCGGCATATTGTGTTGGCACAATCCAATCAGGTCAAATCTCCGATGACGTTTGGCGTTTTTAAGACGTACGTTGTCCTTCCCAGTCATTTTGATGAATGGTTGTCGATCAATGAAATGAAATATATCTTTTTGCATGAACTCATGCACCAAAAAAACCATGATATTGTCATGAACTATGTGACCGTCGTGTATCAGCTGTTGTATTGGTTCCATCCATTGGTTTGGCTGGCTTTTCGGGAAATGAGAGTGGACCGTGAAATTGCTTGTGATGTAGCGGTATTGAACTTTTTAGACAAGCGAAATTACTTGGAATATGGTCATACCATCATTAAGTTTTTGGATAAAGAAAGTCGAGCCGGGAATCTCGTTTTGGCCAATCAGCTAAACGGTTCCAAGAAGGCAGTTAAAAAACGCATCGAGAAAATCGCATCTCACAAGGCGGAAACAAAGCTGTTGCACCTGAAAAGCACAGTCATTTTTTCCATCGTGGTCGTATTGGTTGCCAGTCAGGTTCTTGTTGGTTCCGCATTAGCCGACGATCGCAGCCGCTATCATTTCCAAGATGATCGAACTATTTACGAGGATTTGGACAACTATTTCCGTGGCTTTGAAGGCAGTTTTGTCTTATATGATTTGAAAGCCGACCAGTATCGGATTTATAACGAGGCAGGAAGTACACAACGAGTTTCACCCAACTCTACCTACAAGATTTTTCTCTCCTTGTTTGGTCTGGAGACCGGTGTGATTTCGAGAGAAGATTCCCAGCTAAAATGGGATGGAATCCACTATCCATATGAGCAGTGGAACCGGGATCAAGATCTATTTACGGCGATGCGAAACTCGACGACCTGGTATTTCAAAGAGATGGATAAGAACATCTCACCGGATATGATTCAAGCTTTTCTGGAACAATTGAACTACGGGAACGCCAATACATCTGGTGGAATCGGCGAATATTGGATAGAATCTTCCTTGAAGATTTCTCCGGTGGAGCAGGTACAATTATTAAAAGCGTTCTATACGAACCAGTTTGGCTTTCAAGAACATAATATCCAGACGGTGAAAGATTCCATCCGGTTATCGAAAAAGGCGGGGGCGATTCTTTCCGGGAAAACAGGTACGGGCACCGTCAATCAAAAAGATGTGAACGGTTGGTTTGTCGGGTATGTAGAGAACGAGGAAGGCACCTACTTCTTTGCTACCAATATACAAAGCGAAGATGACGCGAATGGACCTGCAGCAGCAGAAATAACCTTATCTATTTTGAAAGCGAAAGGTCTCTACTAG
- a CDS encoding PadR family transcriptional regulator, with the protein MSLKLLVLGLLMEGEKHPYEVQQQVKARGMDCYMKYAKGSLYYAFDQLEKSGMIEVKEVIRETSRPDKKMYGITPKGEEQFQQLLLEELQKPMQLTNPIYAALTFASYGDPQKMDEALEDNIREVRRLAGLLESIQEEKRERLSWGARAILIGAIEHLQAEMRWMERIREEAWGR; encoded by the coding sequence ATGAGTCTAAAATTGCTTGTTCTGGGATTGCTGATGGAAGGGGAGAAGCATCCCTATGAGGTTCAGCAGCAGGTGAAGGCTAGAGGGATGGATTGTTACATGAAATACGCCAAAGGCTCCCTCTACTACGCCTTCGACCAACTGGAAAAGAGCGGGATGATTGAGGTCAAAGAAGTCATTCGTGAAACTAGCCGCCCAGATAAGAAGATGTATGGGATCACGCCAAAAGGCGAAGAGCAATTTCAACAGCTTCTCTTGGAAGAGCTGCAAAAACCGATGCAGCTGACCAATCCGATTTACGCTGCGCTTACTTTTGCTTCGTACGGTGATCCGCAAAAAATGGATGAGGCCTTGGAAGATAACATCCGGGAGGTAAGACGGTTAGCTGGATTATTGGAATCGATCCAGGAGGAAAAAAGAGAGAGGCTCAGCTGGGGAGCACGAGCGATTCTGATCGGTGCCATTGAGCATTTGCAGGCAGAGATGCGCTGGATGGAACGCATCCGAGAAGAAGCTTGGGGCCGTTGA
- a CDS encoding ADP-ribosylglycohydrolase family protein, protein MELRDRYTGSLLGLAVGDALGTTLEFRKPGTFEPLTEMVGGGPFNLKPGEWTDDTSMALCLAESLITQNGFDPVDQMNRYVAWFREGYMSCKDHCFDIGNITKEALWRFEQTKIPFSGSDHPMSAGNGSMMRLAPVALYYADQPELAIDYCAQSSRTTHATAKAVDGCRFLGALLVGALQGISKEELLADSFSPVADLWEKQPLDPEIARVANGSYKEKTRKEIKGSGYVVDSLEAALWAFYSSSSFEEGLFLAVNLGDDADTTGAVYGQLAGAYYGVEGLPQQMRKLLAKRELMEEFARKLYEHATR, encoded by the coding sequence GTGGAACTACGTGACCGCTATACGGGAAGTTTGCTAGGGTTGGCCGTTGGAGATGCACTCGGAACTACTTTAGAATTTCGCAAACCGGGGACCTTCGAGCCGCTTACAGAAATGGTCGGCGGAGGACCGTTCAATTTAAAACCCGGGGAATGGACGGATGATACGTCGATGGCTCTTTGCTTAGCTGAGAGCTTGATTACGCAGAACGGCTTCGATCCGGTTGATCAGATGAACCGATATGTAGCCTGGTTTCGTGAGGGTTACATGAGCTGCAAGGATCATTGCTTCGATATCGGGAATATCACCAAAGAAGCGCTGTGGCGATTTGAGCAGACAAAAATTCCATTTAGCGGATCGGATCATCCGATGTCGGCAGGGAATGGCTCCATGATGAGGCTAGCACCTGTCGCACTCTATTATGCCGATCAACCGGAGCTTGCCATTGATTATTGCGCGCAAAGTTCTCGCACGACACACGCGACGGCTAAGGCAGTAGACGGCTGTCGTTTTTTGGGGGCTTTGCTTGTGGGTGCTCTACAAGGTATTTCCAAAGAGGAGTTGCTTGCTGATTCGTTCTCTCCTGTAGCCGATTTATGGGAAAAGCAACCGCTTGATCCTGAAATCGCCCGTGTTGCGAATGGCTCCTATAAAGAGAAAACGAGAAAAGAGATCAAAGGATCGGGGTATGTCGTCGATTCGCTTGAAGCGGCGCTTTGGGCTTTTTATAGCAGTAGTTCTTTTGAAGAAGGCCTGTTCCTGGCGGTAAACCTCGGGGATGATGCGGATACGACGGGAGCTGTCTACGGTCAATTGGCAGGTGCCTATTACGGAGTAGAGGGCTTGCCTCAACAGATGCGCAAGCTGTTGGCTAAGCGAGAGTTGATGGAGGAGTTCGCGCGGAAATTGTACGAGCATGCTACTCGCTAA
- the blaI gene encoding penicillinase repressor BlaI — MSTSMPSISEAEWRVMNVLWERSPLTANEIISSLEGQTDWNPKTIRTLLNRLVQKNAVGVNQNQKVYTFYPLYSQNECQHAEAQSFLQRIYSGALKSMLVQFIQKESLSDEEIQELRSILDAKQSSTDHPKK, encoded by the coding sequence GTGTCTACATCCATGCCAAGTATTTCAGAAGCGGAATGGCGAGTGATGAATGTGCTATGGGAAAGGTCACCGCTGACGGCCAACGAAATTATTTCCTCCTTGGAAGGTCAAACGGATTGGAACCCAAAAACAATACGTACTCTTTTGAATCGTTTGGTTCAAAAAAATGCTGTTGGCGTCAATCAAAACCAAAAAGTCTATACGTTTTATCCGCTGTACTCACAAAATGAATGCCAGCACGCCGAGGCACAGTCTTTTCTGCAGCGGATTTACAGCGGGGCTCTAAAATCAATGCTTGTTCAGTTCATTCAGAAGGAATCTTTATCGGACGAGGAGATTCAGGAGCTTCGTTCCATATTGGATGCGAAACAATCATCGACCGATCATCCCAAAAAATAG
- a CDS encoding DUF3817 domain-containing protein, which yields MMNSALGRFRLIGLIEGVSYLVLLGIAMPLKYFWDYPAAVKIAGSLHGLFFVLYILALAHVTMTNKWSFLKVIGAFIASLLPFGNFVLDARLKKEQ from the coding sequence ATGATGAACTCTGCCCTCGGACGTTTCCGTCTCATCGGCCTGATCGAAGGTGTCTCGTATTTGGTCCTTCTCGGGATTGCTATGCCGCTCAAGTATTTTTGGGATTATCCAGCCGCAGTAAAAATTGCTGGCTCGCTTCATGGATTGTTTTTTGTCCTGTATATTTTGGCGTTAGCACATGTTACAATGACCAATAAATGGTCTTTCCTGAAAGTAATCGGGGCATTTATCGCTTCATTACTGCCATTCGGCAACTTTGTTCTGGATGCACGCCTGAAAAAAGAGCAGTAA
- a CDS encoding DUF2512 family protein: MTRFLIKAAVNGIIVVACLWWFANASWTSAILTALGLTVIAYLIGDQLILRATNNVTATIADAVIAGIYLWAVARWLNWPLSFGELIITVALLGVAELVYHRYLGIYDHNRVQKEPGK; the protein is encoded by the coding sequence ATGACTCGATTTTTAATTAAGGCTGCTGTTAACGGTATTATTGTTGTCGCTTGTTTATGGTGGTTTGCAAATGCATCCTGGACATCCGCCATTTTAACGGCACTCGGCTTAACCGTCATCGCCTATCTGATTGGCGATCAATTGATATTACGAGCTACCAATAATGTTACGGCCACGATTGCAGATGCAGTGATCGCTGGGATTTATTTATGGGCAGTTGCCAGATGGCTGAATTGGCCACTAAGTTTTGGCGAGTTAATCATTACGGTAGCCCTTTTAGGTGTGGCAGAACTTGTATACCATCGCTATTTGGGGATATACGATCATAATCGTGTCCAGAAAGAACCCGGTAAATAA
- a CDS encoding MDR family MFS transporter — protein sequence MIARESKVNMVLAGLLLGLLMASMDNTIVATAMGTIVGEMGGMDKFVWVTSAYMVATMAGMPIFGKLSDMYGRKRFYVFGLIVFLLGSILCGTANSIVELSIYRAIQGIGGGALMPIAFTIIFDVFPPEKRGKMTGLFGAVFGTSSVFGPLLGAYITEYVSWHWIFYINVPIGAVSLWLISMYYKESLEYRKQSIDWWGAITLVGAVVSLMFALELGGNQYAWDSMQIIGLFSSFFLLFVIFLFVEKRASDPIISFSMFKKRLFATTNAIALLYGSAFIIATVYLPIFIQGVYGGSATNAGLLLTPMMLGSVVGSQVGGFLTTKTSFRNIMLLSAAFFIPGIFLLSTLTPDIPRSIVTLYMVIAGFGVGFSFSTLGISAIHGFDMRQRGSASSTNSFSRSLGMTLGITVFGILQRNSFENGLFSAFGGQGMTNAMTDPRAILTPEARESIPAPVLDQMIDILASSIANTFMWALVPAVLALVCILLMGNDRALGKSPSAPKPERG from the coding sequence ATGATTGCAAGAGAAAGTAAAGTGAATATGGTGTTAGCCGGGCTGCTGCTAGGTCTCCTGATGGCTTCCATGGACAACACCATTGTCGCGACAGCGATGGGTACGATTGTCGGTGAGATGGGCGGCATGGATAAATTTGTTTGGGTGACATCAGCGTACATGGTCGCTACGATGGCGGGGATGCCGATATTTGGTAAGCTCTCCGATATGTATGGGCGAAAACGTTTTTACGTATTTGGTCTCATTGTATTTTTGTTAGGGTCCATTTTATGCGGGACGGCAAATAGCATCGTCGAGTTGAGCATTTATCGGGCGATTCAAGGGATTGGCGGCGGAGCGCTGATGCCGATTGCCTTCACGATTATTTTTGACGTATTCCCGCCGGAGAAACGTGGAAAGATGACGGGACTATTCGGAGCTGTATTCGGTACGTCCAGCGTATTTGGCCCTTTGCTTGGGGCGTATATTACCGAGTATGTCAGCTGGCACTGGATCTTTTACATCAATGTACCAATTGGTGCCGTGTCCCTCTGGTTGATCTCGATGTATTACAAGGAATCGTTGGAATACCGCAAGCAAAGCATTGACTGGTGGGGAGCGATTACGCTTGTCGGTGCTGTAGTGAGTCTGATGTTTGCACTGGAGCTGGGCGGCAATCAATATGCATGGGATTCGATGCAGATTATTGGCCTGTTCTCTTCCTTTTTCCTGTTGTTTGTGATTTTTCTATTTGTCGAGAAGCGGGCATCTGATCCGATTATTTCGTTCTCCATGTTCAAGAAGCGGTTATTTGCCACGACAAATGCGATTGCACTGTTGTATGGATCTGCTTTCATTATTGCTACTGTGTACCTGCCGATTTTTATCCAAGGGGTATATGGCGGGTCAGCGACGAATGCCGGATTGCTGTTGACACCGATGATGCTTGGTTCGGTTGTTGGCAGCCAAGTAGGAGGATTTCTGACGACGAAGACCAGCTTCCGCAATATTATGCTTCTGTCCGCTGCCTTTTTCATACCAGGTATTTTTCTTTTGAGTACACTGACGCCTGATATTCCTCGTTCAATCGTGACGCTTTATATGGTGATTGCAGGGTTTGGCGTGGGCTTCTCTTTCTCCACCTTGGGAATTTCAGCGATTCATGGCTTTGATATGCGTCAAAGAGGATCGGCCAGTTCAACGAACTCTTTTTCCCGTTCATTGGGGATGACATTGGGGATCACCGTGTTTGGGATCTTGCAACGTAACTCGTTTGAAAACGGCTTGTTCTCTGCCTTCGGGGGTCAAGGGATGACGAATGCCATGACAGACCCGCGAGCGATTTTGACACCAGAAGCGCGCGAATCCATTCCGGCTCCTGTTTTGGATCAAATGATCGATATTCTCGCTTCTTCGATAGCGAATACGTTTATGTGGGCGCTCGTTCCTGCTGTTCTTGCACTCGTGTGCATTTTGCTGATGGGAAATGATCGGGCGCTGGGGAAATCGCCTTCCGCACCGAAACCGGAACGTGGATAG
- a CDS encoding DUF3231 family protein, translating into MGILSGNPQNEPMHYGEVFGVWMYLSTTKGLLASYQTALNHTGDHDLKSFLEDITRSMKQEVEQLDELLKVNGIGLPPAPPDRPVANLESIPAGARMNDPEIAAGVSRDIAAGLVACSQIMAQSIREDIGMLFGQYHVAKAQFGLRLLRILKEKGWLVPPPLHMQAPELVHA; encoded by the coding sequence ATGGGTATTTTATCAGGCAATCCGCAAAATGAACCTATGCATTATGGCGAGGTATTTGGAGTATGGATGTATCTTTCAACAACAAAGGGCTTGCTTGCTAGTTATCAAACAGCGCTCAACCATACTGGTGATCATGATCTGAAAAGCTTTCTCGAGGACATTACGCGAAGCATGAAACAAGAAGTAGAGCAACTGGATGAATTGCTCAAAGTGAATGGGATTGGATTGCCACCTGCACCACCGGATCGACCAGTAGCGAATCTGGAAAGCATTCCAGCTGGAGCTCGTATGAACGATCCAGAGATCGCTGCCGGTGTTTCAAGAGACATTGCAGCCGGATTGGTTGCCTGCAGTCAAATCATGGCTCAGTCCATCCGGGAAGATATCGGAATGCTTTTTGGTCAGTACCATGTTGCAAAAGCCCAATTTGGCCTCAGGTTGCTCCGCATTTTAAAAGAAAAAGGCTGGTTAGTTCCGCCGCCTCTTCATATGCAAGCGCCAGAACTTGTCCATGCCTAA
- the bla gene encoding subclass B1 metallo-beta-lactamase, producing MKIHKGWISKTICSLFLTVAVVLTAFSNQTIAQTTTSSPTQITNPGKSIVLTKLNDKVWLHTSYQEWNGTTYDHNGLIVSTSKGVVLIDTAWGDTQKTEELLQMIKKHWKKDVVLALITHAHDDSISGIRALLDQKIEVRSTRLTAKLAKEYGYPSPNPTLDEKPVIKVGDTILEAFYPGEGHSKDNITVWLPQSKILFGGCFVKALGAKDLGNLSDANVEEWDDSVQKVIEKYPHIETVVPGHGKTGGKNLLDHTMELIKQHSEKQEAAQK from the coding sequence TTGAAGATTCATAAGGGATGGATAAGTAAAACGATTTGCAGTTTGTTCCTGACAGTGGCCGTAGTCTTGACAGCTTTTTCTAATCAAACGATTGCCCAAACGACAACATCATCTCCCACCCAGATTACCAATCCAGGGAAAAGCATTGTGTTAACAAAATTAAATGACAAAGTATGGTTACATACATCCTATCAAGAATGGAATGGCACAACCTATGACCACAATGGCTTAATCGTTTCTACTTCCAAAGGAGTTGTCCTGATTGATACAGCCTGGGGCGACACCCAAAAAACGGAAGAGCTCTTACAGATGATCAAGAAGCATTGGAAGAAAGACGTTGTGTTGGCGCTGATTACACATGCACATGATGACAGCATTTCAGGTATCCGTGCGTTACTCGATCAAAAAATAGAGGTACGCAGTACACGTTTGACGGCAAAACTTGCGAAAGAATATGGATATCCCTCCCCCAATCCGACTCTTGATGAAAAGCCAGTAATAAAGGTAGGCGACACTATCCTAGAAGCCTTTTATCCTGGGGAAGGGCATTCGAAAGATAACATTACCGTTTGGCTTCCCCAATCCAAAATATTATTTGGTGGATGCTTCGTCAAAGCATTGGGTGCCAAGGATCTCGGAAATCTTTCTGATGCCAATGTAGAGGAGTGGGATGACTCCGTTCAGAAGGTAATCGAAAAATATCCACATATCGAAACCGTTGTACCCGGACATGGGAAAACGGGAGGCAAAAATTTGCTTGATCACACTATGGAGCTAATCAAACAACATTCCGAGAAGCAAGAAGCTGCTCAGAAATGA
- a CDS encoding DUF2243 domain-containing protein, translating to MKKTMIGAFLFGVGIIGMLDGIIFHQILQWHSVDMYGDRHHQIMSDGFFHLFVTVIIFISGILLWKSNPIGTAYYFWSSFFLGAGIFNLMEGIVNHHLLQIHHVKPGPSQFLYDIYYDVFALLLIGIGWLLYRRTKSK from the coding sequence TTGAAAAAAACAATGATCGGTGCCTTTCTCTTTGGAGTAGGTATCATTGGCATGCTGGACGGCATTATCTTTCATCAAATCTTACAGTGGCATAGTGTCGACATGTATGGAGATCGACACCATCAGATCATGAGTGACGGTTTCTTCCATTTATTCGTGACGGTTATCATTTTCATTTCGGGCATTCTTCTGTGGAAAAGCAATCCTATAGGGACTGCGTACTATTTTTGGAGTAGTTTTTTCCTCGGAGCTGGTATATTTAACTTGATGGAAGGAATCGTTAACCACCATCTCTTGCAAATTCATCACGTCAAGCCGGGCCCGTCTCAATTCTTATACGATATTTATTATGATGTATTCGCACTTCTGCTGATTGGGATTGGATGGCTGCTGTATAGGCGCACAAAATCCAAATGA